ACGGGCGACCGTTATGCCTTGATATGACTGGATTTTGGCTTATTTCTTCTATGACATAAAGAGACGTTATGTAATGGAAAAGAGGCGGTGGAAAGTGAAGATTTCTCGTAGAGATGATTCTTCAGTTCCCTGAATAAGGCTCCATTTATAAAAACCAAGGTGTCCTCTCAAGGACAGGATGTACTCTGAATACTCTGCCGCCGCATTGGCATATGCAAGATTTTATGTCTACAAGATGGAATGAGGGCATCAAGTCAAAAGAGAATGGCTTGAGGCGATGCTGAATTCAAATACTTGACGGCAGAAACTTGGGTTTCCGTAAACCTTGCTGAGTGAATTGCTGAATACGATCGCAATCGCCCTTCAGTATCGTTGAAGAGATCCAACTACTTCCCAATACAAAACCGACTAAAGATCCGTCCCAGCATTGATTCCGTCATTTCCTCTCCTGTAATCTCACCCAGAGCCTGAACCGCACCCCGCAGATCAATCGTCCAAAAATCTAAGGGAAGCTGCTCCTGAATCGTAGATTGAACCTGGCGCAGAGAAGCTTTCGCCCGACTCAATGCTGCTGCCTGCCGTTGGTTAATTGCCAGATCGAGATTTGCCGCCTGTAGATTTCCCGTTTGCACCTTTTGTAGAATTGCCGCTTCTAGTGCATTAATCCCCTGATTCTGGGCAACTGCTGTTTTCACGATCGCCCCTATCTCCGCCGGAATCCCGACGGGAGCCTGTTCCACCAAATCCATCTTATTAATCACCAGAATCAGCGATCGCTCCTTCACCTGGTCATAAATCGCCTGATCCTCGGCTGTCCATCCCACTTGAGCATCAATAGTCATCAGCACTAAATCCGCTTGCTGTGCGGCACGGCGCGATCGCTCCACTCCGATCTGCTCGACTTGATCCGTTGCTTCCCGAATCCCTGCCGTATCGAGAACCTGAACCGGAATGCCACCGACGACTAACTGCGACTCCACCACATCTCGCGTCGTTCCTGGCAAATCGGTGACAATGGCGCGATCGCTCCGACTCCAGGCATTCAGCAAACTCGACTTGCCCACATTCGGACGACCCACAATCGTCACTTTTAATCCGGTTCGCAAGAGTTCCCCCCGGTCAGCCGTCGCTAGGATCTGCTCTACCTCCGTCAACACCTGACTCAGTTGGGCTTTCACCGATTCCTCATCCAGGGGTGGCAAATCATCCTCAAAATCAATCCGCGCCTCTACTTCCGCCAGAATATCCAAACAGGTCGAGCGCAGTTGACGGATCGGATGCGCCAATTTTCCCTGAACTCCGGCCAGTGCCGTCTGGGCGGCCTGGGGCGATCGCGCGCCCACCAAATCCGCAATACTTTCCGCCTGGGTCAGGTCAATCCGACCATTGAGAAACGCCCGCAGGGTGAACTCTCCCGGTTCCGCCAGTCGTGCCCCCTGCTCGATACAGAGTTGTAGAACCTGTTGCACCACCATCATGCCGCCGTGACAGTGAAACTCCACCACATCCTCACGAGTGTAAGAACGAGGGGCTTGCATCACCAACAGCAACGCTTCATCAACGGTTTGTAACGTTTGGGGGTGGTGAATATACCCGTACAAAATGCGGTGACTTCCCCAAACCTGCTGCCCCGGAGCCATAAAAAGTGTTTGGGCGATCGCCATTGCGTCTGAGCCAGAAAGCCGCACAATCCCTACACTGCCCTGCTGTGGAACTACGGCCGTTGCGATCGCCGCAATTGTATCGCCCTGAATCATGATGATTTCACGTACTTAGTTGATCAGAAAGCCTGAATACAATAAGGATAGTTTGTTCCGCCAATGCCATGCGATTCTCCGAAACACCCAGTTCCTACTCCTCGTCTAGACCCATTTCCCAACGTCGTGCCACGTCCTGGCTTCGCACCTTCCGATACTTTTACCACCGCTTTACCCGGATGGAGGGCAGCCCCCATGCGATCGCCCGTGGTCTGGCGGTTGGGGTCTTTTCAGGATGGTTTCCCTGGTTTGGCGTCCAAATGATCATTGCGGTAGCCTTGGCAGCACTCGTACGGGGCAACAAGATTATGGCGGCGGCCTCCACCTGGGTCAGCAATCCCCTCACCTATGTTCCCATCTATGCCTTTAATTTTCATGTGGGATGCTGGATCTTGGGAATAGACATGGGAAAGGATATCTTTACGGAAATGTCCTCTTGGAGTGATGCGGTGGCCTTAGGGCAAGACTTTTTGCTGGTGCTGCTGTTTGGCTGTTTTGTTGTGGGTTTGGGTGTTGCCGCCCTGAGCTATGGTGCAGGACTTTGGCTGCTTCAATCGGTTCGGCAACAACGCTTAGACCGCCGCCGTCTCCAATAGGGAATTTAGAGGGAGCATCCCAATTTTGTACGGGTAGTGCGAGCGTCCCGCTCGCGGGCAAGATGCCCGCACTCCAGACATTGATAAATTTGCAAATGTGGGATGCTCCCCATTTACAGGCCTTCGGGACATGTCGCCACATCCCGAAGGTGACTCTACGCATCAAACGACAGCACCGGCCAGTCGTTTTCCCGGTTGTATTGCATCATGTTTTCGAACTTGCGGAGTTCAGCACGATGCACATGAATTTCCTGGGGAATTTCGTTCTCGATCCAGGGCTGATTAAGCTCCGAAATAATGGCGCTAAACGTGTTTGCATCGGGCAATTTGCTGATGTCTCCAAAGTAGCCCAGCGTGATGTGCCCAGTGAGGTGATACTGCTGCTCAACGCCGAGGTTAATCAGCTCTATGTTTTGATAGAGCGATCGCCGCAACTCGGTAACTCGCGCATAGGATCGTTCGGCCTTGGGAGCAAGTCCTAGGGCGATCGCCCGTGGCATCACCAGAAGACCAATCACTTGCCACGTTACCGGATCTGCGCCCTGTACTAGCGGTTCACAGCGCTGAAAAATTTGGTCAATACTTTGCTGGAGCCGACGTTCAAAATCCTCGTTGACCTTGAGAGCATGACGGTAGGCATCATTCCAAATCAGATCCGCCAACGTCATGTGAAAACTTTCGGCAGGCAAAGGAATGAAAAATCCCTCCGGCAGAGCTTTCACCAGTTCGCGTTGACAGGCCTGAACTTGCTTGTAAAAGTCGGCATTGCTGGAGTCTTCACCCCAAGGAGGAGTGATCACGGAATACCCTGGAAAGGGAACGACCTGAAACCCATCGTTCCCATCGGGTATAAATTTTGGGGATGACTGAATGTACTGAACCTGCGCTTTGTAAGCATCGGACAGGGTCATGTGGGCCACCCGGTTCACGTAGACCTGATACGTATCGTCCAATCTCGTTCGCCTCGCGTACTGTAGAAACGTAGGGTGCTGCACTGCACCGTACAGCTATTCTTATTATTGAAAATTATCGCACTGCCCAATGCCAATCTATTTTTACTGGGGAGATGATCAATTTGCGCTGAATCGAGCCGTTGCAGCATTGCGCGATCGCACCCTTGATCCCGATTGGGCCAGCTTCAACGCCGATAAGATTTCGCCCGATCAGCCCGATGCCGTGATGCAAGCCCTCAACCAGGCCATGACGCCTCCCTTTGGCATGGGACAACGCTTTGTGTGGTTAGTGGATACAACTGTATGCCAGCGCTGCTCTGAAGACTTGCTGACGGAACTAGAGCGCACCTTGCCGACGATTCCTGAAACCACAGTGCTGTTGCTGACCAGCGACTCTAAACCCGACGGTCGTCTTAAGTCCACAAAGCTGCTGCAGAAACACGCTGAAATCCAGGAGTTCTCTTCCATACCCCCCTGGAAAACCGATCTGATCGAACAGCAGGTGCGACGAGTGGCGCAGGATATGCAGGTGAAACTTTCCCCAGACGCCGTACACCTACTGGCACAGTCCGTGGGTAACGATACGCGCCAATTAGTGACGGAATTGGAGAAGCTGAGTCTGTATCAGGGCGATCGCTCAACGCCGATTTCCGCCGATGCCGTTTCTACCTTGGTAAATGTTTACACCCAGAACAGCCTCAAACTAGCCACAGCTATCCGCGAGGGAGACACTAGTAAAGCCCTCACCATTGTGGCGGATCTGATTGCCCGTAATGAAGCTCCCTTACGAATCTCGGCAGTTCTCGTCGGGCAATTTCGCACCTGGCTCTGGGTGAAACTGATGGTGGAAGCCGGCGAACGAGACGAACGAGCGATCGCCCGTGCAGCGGAGGTGAATAATCCCAAACAGATTTACTTTCTCCAGAAAGAGCTCCGCACCGTGTCCCTCAATGCCCTCCAGCAAAGTTTACCGATTTTCCTCAAGCTAGAGGCAGGACTCAAGCGAGGGGAAGACGCGATCGCCCTTTTACAGACCACAGCGATTGAGCTATGCCAGCTATTCACGGTATCCACCAAACGCTAACGGTATCGATAAGGCTAGACCCAAGGCCAAAAGCAACCGATCCCGCCCCATCGCCTTGTTTATCTTCCTTTACATCGAAAATGGGGTGAACGATTGAGAATTACGTATGCTTCAATGCCACAAAAATCTATTAAAGCCCGGATGCCCTCTACATCCGAGAGATCACCGTTGCCAAGGGGAGTCTTAAAGTTTGTTGAAGCTCTACCCCTGATTTGTTTGTAGTTTTCTATACTAATATTTAGAAAACGCAAAAAAGGCATCTTCAGGTTTAGGGTGAGTCGCATCGTTTTTGATGCTCTAGCAATGGCATAACAAAACGGTTGTCCTGCTTCACACTAAAATTCGACGCCAACCAATCTGACCAGATGGATCTCCTATCTGCTCTGAGCCTTGGGTGCTGAATATGCCTTTAGGTTTGCGAGTGCGTGTAACCGATCTTCCGAAAAAGAGGCGCAGATAGGTGTGAGCCAACCCCTAAATCAGATTCGACGCTACGACCCCGACGCGATCGCCCGCTATTATCGCCATCGCCCCTTGGCTGCCGTATGGCGTGCGTTTAGGATCGTCTGGATGTTTTTGGGTTTCGTCCTGGGCATGAAGATGGATGACTGGTTCGGCGTTGCCGAGCGGCATCATCATCGGCGGGCAACCCAACTTCGCATGATCCTGACCCGTCTTGGCCCCACCTACATCAAGGTCGGACAGGCCCTTTCCACCCGTCCCGACCTCGTTCGGAAAGATTTTCTAGAAGAACTCATCAAGCTTCAAGACCAACTGCCGCCGTTTCCGACTCCCATTGCGTTTGGCATTATCGAAGCGGATCTGGATCGGTCGATTGATGAAGTTTTTAGCTACATTTCACCCGCTCCAGTGGCCGCAGCGAGTTTAGGGCAGGTCTACCGCGCCAAGCTCTTCAGCGGTGATGAGGTTGCCGTTAAGGTGCAGCGTCCCAACCTGCTGCCCGTCCTAACCCTTGATCTGTATCTAATGCGGTGGGCGGCAAGCTGGCTCGCACCCTGGCTGCCGCTGAACTTAGGGCATGATCTGACCCTGATCGTGGATGAGTTTGGCACCAAGCTGTTTGAAGAAATTGACTACCTGAACGAAGGCCGTAACGCTGAGGCGTTCGCGGCGAATTTTCAAGATGACCCACAGGTAAAAGTACCATCTATCTACTGGCGGTATAGCAGTCGTCGGCTCCTGGTTCTGGAATGGATCAACGGCATTAAGTTGACCGATACTGACAATGTGCGGGCGGCAGGTCTGAATTCTGACAAGCTGATCGAAATTGGGGTAACGTCGGGACTGCGCCAACTGCTCGAATTTGGCTTTTTCCATGCCGACCCCCACCCTGGTAACCTGTTCGCGATGTCCGATGGTCGCATGGCCTACATCGACTTCGGCATGATGGATCAGTTGGGTCATTCGATGAAGGAAACCTTAGTCGATTCGGTGGTTCACCTCATTAACCGAGACTATGATGACCTTGCCCACGATTTCGTGAAACTGGGATTCTTGACCCCTGAAACGGATATTCGCCCGATCGTGCCTGCTCTGGAACAGGTTCTCGGCAACGCGGTTGGTGAAAGCGTTGGCGATTTCAACTTCAAGACCATTACCGATCAGTTTTCAGAACTGATGTATGACTACCCCTTCCGGGTTCCCGCCAAGTTTGCGCTGATTATCCGCTCGCTCGTAACCCAGGAAGGACTAGCCCTCAGCCTTAATCCTCAGTTCAAGATTGTGGAGATTGCCTATCCCTACGTGGCGCGGCGATTGCTGAAGGGAGAATCACCGGAACTGCGGCGACGGTTAATCGAGGTTCTGTTTAAGGATGGCAAGTTCCAGTGGCAGCGATTGGAAAATCTGATTGCGATCGCCCGTTCCGATGACAACTTTGATCTGATGCCGACTGCTCAGTTAGCGTTGCAATTCCTTCTCTCTGAAGAAGGCCGCTATCTACGGGAGCAAGTCTTGCTGGCACTGGTAGAAGACGATCGCATTCATACCGAGGAGGTGCGGCGATTGTGGGATCTGGTTAAAGATGAAATCAAGCCTGCCCAGCTCTTTGGTGCCACCCTAGGAGCGTTGACCGGATTCTCGACGGAGCAGGCGGCGTCCTTTATTCCCGCAATTACCAGCATTATGGTCGAACAGCGATAGGCCATTTAACGCTAAGCTGTCGATGGTTTGATTGTGTTTATCGGGTTTAGGAGCTTGGCGTGGAGGAGTATTACTACGTAGGTTCGTCTCCGTTTTTTATGTTATTCGCTGGGTTGCTGGCGAGTGCAACCGCAGGCTTAGCCTTTCAGGAGACGTTGAAACAATCGCTCAAGGAATGGTCGCGCAATCGTTCGTCGCGCACCCTGGCTAATCTGCGTGGCTTTTCCCTGGGGCTGCCCTTTTTAGGCATGGCAGGAGGCGTCTGCGTATTCCTAGCGTCAGGATTGCAGATATTCAGCTTTCCCATGGCAACAGCCTATGTGATCGCCGCTCCCCTAACGGTGGCCAGTGCGTGGCTCGTGTGGTATCAGTTGGGAC
The window above is part of the Synechococcales cyanobacterium T60_A2020_003 genome. Proteins encoded here:
- the mnmE gene encoding tRNA uridine-5-carboxymethylaminomethyl(34) synthesis GTPase MnmE; translated protein: MIQGDTIAAIATAVVPQQGSVGIVRLSGSDAMAIAQTLFMAPGQQVWGSHRILYGYIHHPQTLQTVDEALLLVMQAPRSYTREDVVEFHCHGGMMVVQQVLQLCIEQGARLAEPGEFTLRAFLNGRIDLTQAESIADLVGARSPQAAQTALAGVQGKLAHPIRQLRSTCLDILAEVEARIDFEDDLPPLDEESVKAQLSQVLTEVEQILATADRGELLRTGLKVTIVGRPNVGKSSLLNAWSRSDRAIVTDLPGTTRDVVESQLVVGGIPVQVLDTAGIREATDQVEQIGVERSRRAAQQADLVLMTIDAQVGWTAEDQAIYDQVKERSLILVINKMDLVEQAPVGIPAEIGAIVKTAVAQNQGINALEAAILQKVQTGNLQAANLDLAINQRQAAALSRAKASLRQVQSTIQEQLPLDFWTIDLRGAVQALGEITGEEMTESMLGRIFSRFCIGK
- a CDS encoding DUF2062 domain-containing protein, encoding MRFSETPSSYSSSRPISQRRATSWLRTFRYFYHRFTRMEGSPHAIARGLAVGVFSGWFPWFGVQMIIAVALAALVRGNKIMAAASTWVSNPLTYVPIYAFNFHVGCWILGIDMGKDIFTEMSSWSDAVALGQDFLLVLLFGCFVVGLGVAALSYGAGLWLLQSVRQQRLDRRRLQ
- a CDS encoding DUF1868 domain-containing protein, which encodes MDDTYQVYVNRVAHMTLSDAYKAQVQYIQSSPKFIPDGNDGFQVVPFPGYSVITPPWGEDSSNADFYKQVQACQRELVKALPEGFFIPLPAESFHMTLADLIWNDAYRHALKVNEDFERRLQQSIDQIFQRCEPLVQGADPVTWQVIGLLVMPRAIALGLAPKAERSYARVTELRRSLYQNIELINLGVEQQYHLTGHITLGYFGDISKLPDANTFSAIISELNQPWIENEIPQEIHVHRAELRKFENMMQYNRENDWPVLSFDA
- a CDS encoding AarF/ABC1/UbiB kinase family protein, whose protein sequence is MGVSQPLNQIRRYDPDAIARYYRHRPLAAVWRAFRIVWMFLGFVLGMKMDDWFGVAERHHHRRATQLRMILTRLGPTYIKVGQALSTRPDLVRKDFLEELIKLQDQLPPFPTPIAFGIIEADLDRSIDEVFSYISPAPVAAASLGQVYRAKLFSGDEVAVKVQRPNLLPVLTLDLYLMRWAASWLAPWLPLNLGHDLTLIVDEFGTKLFEEIDYLNEGRNAEAFAANFQDDPQVKVPSIYWRYSSRRLLVLEWINGIKLTDTDNVRAAGLNSDKLIEIGVTSGLRQLLEFGFFHADPHPGNLFAMSDGRMAYIDFGMMDQLGHSMKETLVDSVVHLINRDYDDLAHDFVKLGFLTPETDIRPIVPALEQVLGNAVGESVGDFNFKTITDQFSELMYDYPFRVPAKFALIIRSLVTQEGLALSLNPQFKIVEIAYPYVARRLLKGESPELRRRLIEVLFKDGKFQWQRLENLIAIARSDDNFDLMPTAQLALQFLLSEEGRYLREQVLLALVEDDRIHTEEVRRLWDLVKDEIKPAQLFGATLGALTGFSTEQAASFIPAITSIMVEQR
- the holA gene encoding DNA polymerase III subunit delta translates to MPIYFYWGDDQFALNRAVAALRDRTLDPDWASFNADKISPDQPDAVMQALNQAMTPPFGMGQRFVWLVDTTVCQRCSEDLLTELERTLPTIPETTVLLLTSDSKPDGRLKSTKLLQKHAEIQEFSSIPPWKTDLIEQQVRRVAQDMQVKLSPDAVHLLAQSVGNDTRQLVTELEKLSLYQGDRSTPISADAVSTLVNVYTQNSLKLATAIREGDTSKALTIVADLIARNEAPLRISAVLVGQFRTWLWVKLMVEAGERDERAIARAAEVNNPKQIYFLQKELRTVSLNALQQSLPIFLKLEAGLKRGEDAIALLQTTAIELCQLFTVSTKR